The Zobellia alginiliquefaciens genome contains a region encoding:
- a CDS encoding M1 family metallopeptidase, with product MNKFKYCLASLLFVFANISMAQQGINADKEPGHYNQSKFKQLYEEFATPNNYRSASGTPGPDYYQQQADYKMDIELDDKNAKIYGTETITYTNNSPDNLEYLWLQLDQNVRAKTSKSPLRNGGGVPMAEQAGAFAQKYMTEPFDGGFNIAYVKDANGKPLKYTINQTMMRIDIPQPLKSKEQISFSIKWDYNIPNHTINRARSGYEYFEKDGNRSYVIAQFFPRMAVYSDVEGWQNHQFWGSGEFALTFGDYDVNITVPADHILDATGTLQNRKDVFSKEMMKRYEKAKKSYDKPVLIVTQEEAEEAEKGFSEKKKTWKFRAENVRDYGFATSRKFIWDMQAVKVGNKDVMAVSLYPKEGNPLWEEYSTKAVAHTLRSYSSHTFDYPYPKAISVHAKQQGMEYPMICWNYGRPNEDGTYSDRVKYGMISVIIHEVGHNYFPMIVNSDERQWGWMDEGLDTFMQYMAEQEFGKKYPEAIAPNDKYPSRRGDPSKVVPYMAGDQSTLAPIMSNPENVYQLGPNAYGKPATALNILRETVMGRELFDHAFKTYSHRWMFKHPTPEDFFRTMEDASAVDLDWYWRGWFYTTDFVDIGVKDIKKYYVTDKPSEKMQAYMAARGITESDLPPMVYMAEEGSDELDNNLKGKAPSESSQSLKEFMMDNLTADERAAVKEPKYFYQVTYDKPGGIPMPIIVEYTYADGTTKNVTYPPEIWRKSDKEVSVVISSQTELKGIVIDPKAETADIDTSNNSWPKKEEKSDFERMKENAVKGK from the coding sequence AATAATTATCGCTCGGCTTCAGGAACTCCCGGTCCTGACTATTATCAGCAGCAAGCTGACTATAAAATGGATATTGAGCTTGATGATAAAAATGCAAAAATCTACGGTACGGAAACCATTACCTATACCAACAATTCTCCTGATAATCTAGAATATCTTTGGTTGCAGTTGGATCAGAACGTACGTGCCAAAACATCAAAGTCGCCTTTGCGTAACGGTGGTGGTGTGCCAATGGCAGAACAGGCAGGTGCTTTTGCCCAAAAATATATGACGGAGCCTTTTGACGGTGGTTTCAATATAGCCTATGTAAAAGACGCAAACGGAAAGCCTTTAAAATATACCATCAACCAGACTATGATGCGTATAGATATTCCACAGCCATTAAAAAGTAAAGAACAAATTTCATTCTCTATCAAATGGGATTATAATATTCCAAACCACACTATAAATCGTGCACGTTCCGGATATGAGTATTTTGAAAAGGATGGCAACCGCTCTTATGTTATTGCGCAGTTCTTTCCAAGAATGGCAGTGTATAGTGACGTAGAGGGTTGGCAGAACCATCAGTTTTGGGGAAGCGGTGAGTTTGCCCTTACTTTTGGAGATTATGATGTAAATATTACGGTACCGGCAGATCATATTTTAGATGCTACGGGAACACTTCAGAATAGAAAGGATGTTTTTTCCAAAGAAATGATGAAGCGTTACGAAAAGGCCAAAAAGTCTTATGACAAGCCTGTATTGATTGTAACCCAAGAAGAGGCCGAGGAGGCAGAGAAAGGCTTTTCAGAAAAGAAGAAAACCTGGAAGTTTAGAGCAGAGAACGTAAGAGATTACGGTTTTGCAACTTCAAGAAAGTTTATTTGGGATATGCAGGCGGTAAAAGTGGGTAACAAAGATGTTATGGCAGTGTCGCTTTACCCAAAAGAAGGTAACCCATTGTGGGAAGAGTATTCTACAAAGGCAGTGGCACATACGTTAAGGTCATATTCATCTCACACTTTTGATTATCCTTACCCAAAAGCAATCTCCGTTCATGCTAAGCAACAAGGTATGGAATACCCAATGATTTGCTGGAACTATGGTCGTCCTAATGAGGATGGAACGTATTCCGATCGTGTAAAATACGGAATGATCAGTGTTATTATTCATGAGGTAGGCCATAACTATTTTCCAATGATCGTTAATTCCGATGAGCGTCAGTGGGGCTGGATGGATGAAGGTCTTGATACCTTTATGCAGTATATGGCAGAACAAGAATTTGGTAAAAAATATCCGGAAGCTATAGCGCCAAACGATAAGTATCCATCAAGAAGGGGTGATCCTTCAAAAGTTGTTCCTTACATGGCGGGTGATCAAAGTACACTTGCACCAATAATGTCAAACCCTGAAAATGTCTATCAGTTGGGGCCTAACGCTTACGGAAAGCCTGCTACGGCATTAAATATTCTTCGTGAGACCGTTATGGGCAGGGAGCTTTTTGATCATGCTTTTAAAACGTATTCGCACCGTTGGATGTTCAAACACCCAACACCGGAAGATTTCTTTAGAACCATGGAAGATGCTTCTGCGGTAGATTTAGATTGGTACTGGAGAGGTTGGTTCTACACAACGGATTTTGTGGATATAGGAGTAAAAGACATTAAAAAATACTATGTGACGGATAAGCCTAGCGAAAAAATGCAAGCGTATATGGCGGCTCGTGGTATTACAGAATCAGATTTACCACCAATGGTGTATATGGCCGAGGAAGGTAGTGACGAATTGGATAACAACTTAAAAGGCAAAGCACCATCCGAAAGCTCACAGTCGCTTAAAGAATTTATGATGGATAACTTAACGGCAGACGAAAGAGCAGCGGTTAAAGAGCCAAAGTATTTTTACCAAGTTACGTATGATAAACCAGGCGGTATACCTATGCCAATAATTGTAGAATACACTTATGCGGACGGTACTACAAAGAATGTTACGTACCCACCTGAAATTTGGAGAAAGAGCGATAAAGAAGTGAGTGTAGTGATATCTTCACAGACAGAACTTAAAGGTATTGTTATTGATCCAAAAGCAGAAACAGCAGATATAGATACATCTAATAACTCATGGCCTAAGAAAGAAGAGAAATCTGATTTTGAAAGGATGAAGGAAAATGCTGTTAAAGGCAAATAA
- a CDS encoding Sec-independent protein translocase subunit TatA/TatB — translation MYSLHFLFISGGEIFFIMFIVVMVFGADKIPGIAKGLGKGMRQLKDATEDIKQEIQKSADKQGVDTSFITDIKKDIDDVKDNLTSGIGDDLKKGVSSVKKSVDDVTGTIKRS, via the coding sequence ATGTATTCACTACACTTTTTATTCATTAGCGGAGGCGAAATATTCTTTATCATGTTCATCGTGGTAATGGTATTTGGTGCTGATAAGATCCCGGGCATAGCCAAGGGGTTGGGCAAGGGTATGCGTCAACTAAAAGATGCTACGGAAGATATTAAACAAGAAATCCAGAAAAGTGCGGATAAGCAGGGTGTTGATACCAGCTTTATCACGGACATTAAAAAGGATATTGATGATGTTAAAGACAATCTTACTTCAGGAATAGGTGACGACCTCAAGAAAGGGGTGAGCAGCGTTAAGAAGAGCGTTGATGATGTCACCGGAACTATCAAAAGAAGTTAG
- a CDS encoding phosphatase PAP2 family protein has protein sequence MLDRILEWDRETFIYLNNLGIEEYDQFWLIVTQFSTWLPLFALFFILIFLKYPRREAVYVVLTIVAMVFFVATLTDLTKEVVARLRPNNDETINKLIRILKPSPSFSFFSGHSSSSFSATTIVVLFLRNRFKWCWLFYIWPILFVSSRIFVGVHFPTDIIVGSTVGVLSALFFYTIYVRLIAPYLGLSHP, from the coding sequence TTGCTGGACCGTATTCTAGAATGGGATAGGGAAACTTTTATCTACCTGAACAATTTAGGTATTGAAGAATATGACCAGTTCTGGCTCATTGTTACCCAATTCAGTACTTGGCTTCCCTTATTTGCCTTATTCTTCATTCTTATTTTTCTAAAATATCCGAGACGAGAAGCTGTTTATGTAGTACTTACCATAGTAGCAATGGTATTTTTTGTGGCTACACTCACGGACTTGACCAAAGAAGTGGTGGCACGTCTACGCCCCAATAATGATGAAACCATCAATAAACTGATACGTATTCTAAAACCTTCTCCAAGTTTTAGTTTCTTTTCAGGACATTCCTCAAGTTCCTTTTCGGCAACCACCATTGTGGTACTTTTTCTAAGAAACCGCTTTAAATGGTGTTGGTTATTTTATATCTGGCCTATACTTTTTGTGTCTAGTCGTATTTTTGTGGGCGTACATTTCCCCACGGATATTATAGTGGGCTCTACGGTAGGGGTTCTTTCCGCGCTATTTTTCTATACCATTTATGTTAGGCTTATAGCACCCTACTTAGGGTTAAGCCATCCCTAA
- a CDS encoding O-methyltransferase gives MHFLSADLEDYIQDHSENEPQLLQELTRETHLKVVRPRMLTGHFQGRVLSILSKIIYPKNILEIGTYTGYSALCLAEGMQKDGQLHTIDINEELQDIQERYFSRSPYKDQIFQHIGDAKNIIPELEATFDLVFIDAEKKDYPDYFELALQKTRPGSVILSDNVLWSGKVVEPVDRKDKVTPILLDFNKKLKDDPRVETVLFPIRDGLTLSRVL, from the coding sequence ATGCATTTCTTATCTGCGGATTTAGAGGATTATATCCAGGACCATTCAGAAAACGAACCACAATTACTTCAAGAGCTCACTAGGGAAACCCACCTTAAGGTTGTTCGCCCCCGTATGCTTACCGGGCATTTTCAAGGAAGGGTTTTGAGCATTTTATCAAAAATAATTTATCCGAAGAACATTCTTGAGATTGGCACATACACAGGGTATTCCGCTCTTTGTTTAGCCGAAGGCATGCAAAAAGATGGACAGCTACATACTATAGATATTAACGAGGAACTTCAGGATATTCAAGAACGTTATTTTTCGCGTAGCCCCTACAAAGACCAAATTTTTCAGCATATTGGTGACGCCAAGAACATCATACCAGAACTTGAAGCTACCTTTGACCTTGTTTTTATTGATGCCGAAAAAAAAGATTATCCCGATTATTTTGAGCTTGCTCTTCAAAAAACCAGACCGGGCAGTGTTATTCTATCCGATAATGTATTATGGTCAGGAAAGGTTGTGGAACCCGTGGATCGAAAAGATAAGGTGACGCCAATTCTCTTGGACTTCAATAAGAAACTAAAAGACGACCCTCGTGTGGAAACCGTTCTATTTCCCATTAGGGATGGCTTAACCCTAAGTAGGGTGCTATAA
- a CDS encoding GNAT family N-acetyltransferase — MSEFITRSALLDDLETLLEFEQGIIAFERPYDPTLKPDPISYYDLGELIKSDTAEVVVIESDGRLVASGYAKIRPAKPYLNHENYSYLGFMYTHPDFRGKGLNKMVVNTLKDWSVSKGITEIRLTVYDENYGAIKAYEKAGFKKHIVEMRIVDLK; from the coding sequence ATGAGTGAATTTATAACCAGGAGTGCGTTATTAGACGATTTAGAGACATTGCTTGAATTTGAGCAAGGTATCATCGCTTTTGAGCGACCGTACGATCCAACGCTTAAGCCTGATCCAATTAGCTACTATGATTTGGGGGAGCTGATAAAAAGTGATACAGCAGAGGTTGTTGTTATTGAATCTGATGGACGTTTAGTAGCATCTGGCTATGCCAAAATTAGACCTGCCAAACCCTACCTGAATCACGAAAATTATAGTTATTTGGGATTTATGTATACCCATCCGGATTTTAGGGGAAAGGGGCTTAATAAGATGGTCGTAAATACGTTAAAGGATTGGTCCGTCTCCAAGGGTATTACGGAAATACGCCTTACCGTTTATGATGAAAACTATGGCGCTATTAAAGCCTATGAAAAAGCGGGTTTTAAGAAGCACATTGTTGAGATGCGAATTGTTGATTTAAAGTAG
- the kynU gene encoding kynureninase, which translates to MKFDNTLEFAQKLDSEDELRSYRDEFYFPKVNGKQVVYFTGNSLGLQPKRTQKFVDEVMTDWKDLAVEGHFHSDKPWWDYHEQLAAPLAKVVGAKTEEVSVMNTLTVNLHLLMVTFYRPTAKRYKILCEEKAFPSDQYMLQSQVRHHGLNPDDALLEVKKREGENFWRTEDILEKINEIGNELALVLIGGVNYYNGQVFDMETITKAGKAVGANVGWDLAHGAGNIELKLHDWGADFAAWCSYKYMNSGPGNASGIFIHERYLNKKDIPRFEGWWGTKKETRFLMKPEFEPMANADAWQLSNPPVLSVAPYLASLEMFEEVGMDALIAKRERIVAYLEFVLHEIDAEMEGTTFEIITPEDRGTQLSVFLHGQGKPLFDYLMENGVITDWREPNVIRLAPAPFYCSYEDMFRFGQILKEGIQSI; encoded by the coding sequence ATGAAATTCGATAACACCTTAGAGTTTGCTCAAAAACTGGATTCTGAAGATGAATTGCGAAGCTATCGCGATGAATTTTACTTCCCTAAAGTGAACGGAAAACAGGTTGTTTATTTTACAGGAAACTCTCTTGGATTGCAACCCAAACGGACTCAAAAGTTTGTGGATGAGGTTATGACGGATTGGAAAGACCTTGCGGTTGAAGGTCATTTTCACTCGGATAAACCGTGGTGGGATTATCACGAGCAATTAGCGGCTCCCTTGGCCAAAGTAGTAGGAGCGAAGACGGAGGAAGTATCCGTAATGAATACGCTTACCGTAAACTTGCACCTTTTGATGGTTACTTTTTATAGGCCTACGGCCAAACGCTATAAAATTCTTTGTGAGGAGAAAGCATTTCCATCCGATCAGTATATGCTGCAAAGTCAAGTGAGGCATCATGGTCTAAACCCTGATGATGCTCTGTTAGAGGTGAAAAAAAGAGAAGGAGAAAACTTCTGGCGTACCGAGGATATCCTTGAAAAAATAAATGAAATAGGTAACGAACTGGCCTTGGTTCTCATAGGGGGTGTAAACTATTATAACGGTCAGGTTTTTGACATGGAAACGATTACCAAAGCAGGTAAGGCCGTTGGTGCCAATGTGGGTTGGGATTTGGCCCATGGCGCAGGTAATATAGAATTAAAGTTACATGATTGGGGTGCCGATTTTGCTGCTTGGTGTAGTTATAAATACATGAATAGCGGTCCTGGAAATGCTTCTGGGATTTTTATTCACGAGCGCTATTTGAATAAGAAAGATATTCCCAGGTTTGAAGGTTGGTGGGGAACCAAAAAGGAAACCCGTTTTTTAATGAAACCGGAATTTGAACCTATGGCAAATGCCGATGCTTGGCAGTTAAGTAATCCACCGGTACTGTCCGTGGCACCGTATTTGGCTTCTTTGGAGATGTTCGAAGAGGTAGGTATGGATGCTCTTATAGCCAAAAGGGAGCGCATAGTGGCATATTTGGAGTTTGTTCTCCATGAAATAGATGCAGAAATGGAGGGCACTACTTTTGAAATCATAACTCCAGAGGATAGGGGTACGCAGCTATCTGTTTTTCTTCACGGGCAAGGAAAGCCCCTTTTTGATTATTTAATGGAAAATGGAGTCATTACGGACTGGCGGGAGCCTAATGTTATCCGTTTGGCGCCAGCTCCTTTTTACTGCTCGTATGAAGATATGTTCCGTTTTGGTCAGATTTTAAAAGAAGGTATTCAAAGTATTTAG
- a CDS encoding M12 family metallopeptidase, producing MKNKMFPTRIMLFMATCTLVLSACTEDTIEQETGASVASETEVLAEEDSQFITKYFMGDAVQVKLEADGTYSLAGTDTRVFEDQLADSPDAYNPNPVPGEELSALALGGGVRKWTNNTVYYVIDGLGSSVRSELQKSFDEWSNKTNVTFKERTNQSNYVTISSSGSNSNSGVATLGMYNSRGYIQLGTRATAVVIIHELGHTLGYIHEQNRSDRDDHIIIRTENIQPNAQDQFYKSSAATFLTGAFDINSIMMYGSYTFSKNGQPTITDLSGNTLPQRQARLSSLDIEGTNAAYPSTNGGGDNPNPEPEDLCDTAPNYSSSIAYSVGDYVLYYGRLYQRDYTRWNYIKNCF from the coding sequence ATGAAAAACAAAATGTTCCCTACACGAATTATGCTTTTTATGGCAACATGCACCTTAGTTTTAAGTGCGTGTACTGAAGATACCATTGAGCAAGAAACAGGTGCTTCCGTAGCTTCTGAAACAGAAGTACTAGCTGAAGAAGATTCTCAATTTATTACCAAGTATTTCATGGGTGATGCCGTTCAGGTAAAATTAGAAGCTGATGGCACCTATAGTCTTGCGGGTACAGATACGCGCGTATTTGAAGATCAACTTGCCGATTCTCCAGATGCTTATAATCCTAATCCGGTTCCTGGTGAAGAGCTTTCCGCTTTGGCACTAGGAGGAGGTGTTAGAAAATGGACGAACAATACGGTGTATTATGTAATTGATGGATTGGGCTCTAGTGTGCGCAGTGAGTTACAAAAGTCATTTGATGAGTGGTCCAATAAAACCAATGTCACTTTTAAGGAGCGCACCAACCAGTCTAATTATGTAACAATATCCTCTTCAGGTTCAAATAGTAATTCTGGAGTGGCTACTTTGGGTATGTATAATTCCCGTGGATATATTCAACTGGGAACTCGGGCTACCGCGGTAGTTATTATCCATGAATTGGGACATACCTTGGGATATATTCATGAGCAGAATAGATCAGATAGGGATGATCATATTATTATTAGAACGGAGAACATTCAACCTAATGCCCAAGATCAATTCTATAAAAGTTCCGCGGCAACCTTTTTAACCGGTGCTTTTGATATCAATTCTATTATGATGTACGGTAGCTATACTTTCAGTAAAAATGGGCAGCCTACTATAACCGACCTTAGCGGAAATACATTACCCCAGAGGCAAGCCCGTTTGTCTTCATTGGATATTGAAGGAACGAATGCGGCCTACCCTTCTACCAATGGAGGAGGCGATAATCCGAATCCGGAACCCGAGGATTTATGTGATACGGCTCCAAATTATTCATCTAGCATAGCTTATAGTGTAGGCGATTATGTGCTGTATTATGGTCGTTTATACCAAAGGGATTATACCCGATGGAATTACATTAAAAATTGTTTTTAA
- a CDS encoding MFS transporter yields MKSLRLILTNSRYFGAAWVFASINILFGTWAIYIPAVKEQLQIDKSQLGLAIFFLSLGVFTVFPLASSIINRIGVGRATWYGVILSSLTALLPLVAPSYYTLMAALFLLGASNGFTDISMNTLVTELEKEDKKSFMSAAHGFFSLGGVLAGLGSFLIGPLSNPPLHMLLAVILVLTVNFIFHGKYKNIVAATEEKEAFSLKLFKPMLFLGLISFIAMGSEGAIVDWSGLYLKEISLAPELLWGAGFLGFQITMTLGRFLGDGISEKIGSVKMVTFATVLVLIGYVMVLSTETYMAISGFALSGLGFSVMVPEVFRIGGKVRGVDSAQSVSFIAGTGYTGFLVAPPILGFIADSFSLKTCFLVLFACALFVLAVTFKLKRNGKKTS; encoded by the coding sequence ATGAAATCGTTACGTCTTATTCTGACCAATTCCCGTTATTTTGGAGCGGCTTGGGTATTTGCCAGTATAAATATCCTTTTTGGTACTTGGGCTATTTATATTCCAGCGGTGAAAGAACAGCTTCAGATAGATAAATCGCAATTAGGTCTGGCTATATTTTTTCTTTCGCTTGGCGTTTTTACGGTGTTTCCATTGGCTTCATCCATTATCAATAGAATAGGGGTAGGGCGTGCCACTTGGTACGGGGTTATTCTGAGTAGCCTAACAGCTCTTTTACCGTTAGTGGCACCAAGCTATTATACCTTAATGGCTGCGCTGTTTCTGCTTGGGGCCTCCAATGGTTTTACGGATATTTCCATGAATACATTGGTGACGGAACTAGAGAAAGAGGATAAGAAAAGTTTTATGAGTGCCGCTCACGGTTTTTTTAGCTTAGGAGGTGTGTTGGCCGGTCTGGGAAGCTTTCTTATAGGCCCGCTCAGTAATCCGCCCTTACATATGCTACTGGCCGTTATACTGGTTCTGACTGTTAATTTTATTTTTCATGGAAAGTACAAAAATATCGTTGCAGCAACAGAAGAAAAGGAGGCATTCAGTTTAAAACTTTTCAAACCGATGTTGTTTCTTGGGCTGATTTCGTTTATTGCTATGGGAAGTGAAGGAGCTATAGTAGATTGGAGCGGACTTTATTTAAAAGAAATCAGTTTGGCACCCGAGCTATTGTGGGGAGCCGGATTTTTGGGTTTTCAAATAACCATGACTTTAGGACGGTTTTTGGGTGATGGCATCAGTGAGAAAATCGGCTCGGTTAAGATGGTAACCTTTGCCACCGTATTGGTGTTGATCGGGTATGTTATGGTATTGAGTACCGAAACCTATATGGCTATTTCTGGATTTGCTTTAAGTGGACTTGGTTTTTCCGTAATGGTACCCGAAGTTTTTAGAATAGGCGGAAAAGTAAGAGGTGTAGATTCCGCCCAGAGTGTATCCTTTATAGCGGGAACAGGTTATACAGGTTTTTTAGTAGCTCCCCCAATTTTAGGTTTCATTGCCGATAGTTTCTCCTTAAAAACTTGCTTTTTGGTGTTATTTGCCTGTGCCCTTTTTGTATTGGCAGTTACTTTTAAGTTGAAACGAAACGGAAAAAAGACCTCGTAA
- a CDS encoding ClpP family protease — MSAKKGKVQEAIDEKLLEERKVFLWGMVDDDSAKHVIDRLLYLDMQNNEEIQLYINSPGGYVTSGFAMYDIIKSLKSPVSTICTGLAASMGSILLSVGKKGRRFIQPHAQVMIHQPSGGARGQASNIEIQAKEIIKTKELSARILADNCGQDYEKVLKDFDRDYWMNAEESIAYGIVDGVLE, encoded by the coding sequence ATGAGTGCTAAAAAAGGAAAAGTTCAAGAAGCGATAGACGAAAAATTGTTAGAAGAAAGAAAAGTCTTCTTATGGGGCATGGTAGATGATGATTCTGCCAAGCACGTAATTGATCGTTTGTTGTATTTAGATATGCAGAATAATGAAGAAATACAGTTATACATCAATAGTCCAGGGGGGTATGTTACTTCTGGTTTTGCAATGTATGATATCATAAAATCGCTAAAAAGCCCTGTGTCTACAATTTGTACAGGTCTTGCAGCTTCTATGGGGTCTATTTTACTTTCTGTGGGGAAAAAAGGCAGAAGATTTATTCAGCCGCATGCACAGGTTATGATTCACCAGCCTAGTGGTGGTGCAAGGGGTCAGGCATCAAATATTGAAATTCAAGCTAAAGAAATAATTAAGACCAAAGAATTGAGCGCCCGTATTTTGGCGGATAATTGTGGTCAAGATTATGAAAAAGTGTTGAAGGATTTTGATAGAGATTATTGGATGAATGCCGAAGAATCTATTGCATATGGAATCGTAGACGGGGTATTGGAGTAA
- a CDS encoding FAD-dependent oxidoreductase, translated as MKQTSKNIAIIGSGLVGSLLAIYLKKMGHTITVFDRRPDIRNIKFSGRSINLAMSNRGWQSLAEVGIEEEIKKIAIPLDKRAMHVIDKPIYFQKYGKEGEAIWSISRGVLNKKMIDLAEEAGVEFRFNEKVWDVDLPEAALYTGETEKDEWKEYNYDIVFGCDGAFSRVRHKMQRRSRFDYSQDFIDVGYKELSIPANEDGTHKLDKHSFHIWPRGKFMLIAMPNIDGSFTCTLFMPFEGEVSFDSLKTKEQAKSFFKTYFPNVRKEIENLTQDFFNNPTSAMVTMKCYPWTYWDKVALVGDSAHAIVPFYGQGMNAGFEDIFVLKQKIKKYGDDWGAVFSEYQEERKPNADAIAELSYRNFVEMSSKTADPKFLLQKKIEKHFASLHPDRWIPAYSRVTFSNRPYAEALALGDEQEKIMQEVMNMPNIEEKWDSKEVEQKILSLI; from the coding sequence ATGAAACAAACCTCCAAGAACATTGCCATTATTGGTTCAGGCCTTGTCGGCTCATTATTGGCCATTTATCTCAAAAAAATGGGCCATACCATTACTGTTTTTGATAGAAGACCGGATATTAGGAATATAAAATTCTCTGGTCGTTCTATAAACCTGGCAATGAGTAATAGAGGTTGGCAGTCTTTGGCCGAAGTTGGTATAGAAGAAGAAATTAAGAAAATTGCTATTCCTTTAGATAAACGTGCTATGCACGTGATAGACAAACCTATCTATTTTCAGAAGTACGGGAAAGAAGGAGAGGCTATTTGGTCTATTTCCAGAGGCGTACTGAACAAAAAAATGATAGATCTGGCGGAAGAGGCCGGTGTGGAGTTTCGTTTTAACGAGAAAGTCTGGGACGTGGATCTGCCTGAAGCTGCATTGTATACTGGAGAGACCGAGAAAGACGAGTGGAAAGAATACAATTACGATATAGTTTTTGGTTGTGATGGAGCATTTTCACGTGTACGGCACAAAATGCAACGCCGTAGCCGGTTTGATTATTCACAAGATTTTATAGATGTAGGATATAAGGAGCTTTCAATTCCTGCCAATGAAGATGGCACCCATAAATTAGATAAACACTCGTTTCATATTTGGCCTAGAGGTAAATTTATGCTAATTGCCATGCCCAATATAGACGGTAGTTTTACATGTACTTTGTTTATGCCATTTGAGGGAGAGGTGTCTTTTGATAGTCTTAAAACCAAAGAACAGGCTAAATCTTTCTTTAAAACCTATTTTCCTAACGTTAGAAAGGAGATTGAAAACTTAACTCAGGATTTCTTCAACAACCCTACAAGCGCCATGGTAACGATGAAGTGCTACCCGTGGACCTATTGGGATAAAGTAGCCCTTGTAGGTGATTCTGCCCATGCCATAGTGCCTTTTTATGGACAAGGTATGAATGCCGGCTTTGAGGATATTTTTGTTTTAAAGCAAAAAATCAAAAAGTACGGTGATGATTGGGGAGCTGTTTTTAGCGAATATCAAGAAGAGCGTAAACCCAATGCAGATGCTATTGCAGAATTAAGCTACCGAAATTTTGTTGAAATGAGCAGTAAAACGGCAGATCCCAAGTTTTTGCTACAGAAAAAAATTGAAAAGCATTTTGCAAGTTTACATCCAGACAGGTGGATTCCGGCGTATTCCAGGGTTACGTTTTCCAATAGACCTTATGCGGAGGCGCTTGCTCTTGGTGATGAGCAGGAAAAGATTATGCAAGAGGTGATGAACATGCCCAATATTGAAGAGAAATGGGATAGTAAGGAGGTAGAACAGAAAATTCTAAGTTTAATCTAA
- a CDS encoding DUF4174 domain-containing protein — translation MRFLKHFIFTLLYITSSQMVGQGLEDYKWKNRLLIFVTQNSDNQALKTNLNAFTEEQQDLSERDLLLFILNPESINNPNGNDLDLNAEVTYNQLNLTSDFDGVLLIGKDGGIKAKEAYPVTPETIFTKIDGMPMRQAEKRNGER, via the coding sequence ATGCGATTCTTAAAACATTTTATATTCACTTTGCTATATATTACATCATCGCAAATGGTAGGACAAGGCTTAGAGGACTACAAGTGGAAGAATAGACTCTTAATCTTTGTTACCCAAAACTCAGATAACCAAGCACTCAAAACAAACCTGAACGCATTTACGGAAGAACAACAGGACCTTAGCGAAAGAGACCTTCTACTTTTTATCCTCAACCCTGAAAGCATCAATAACCCGAATGGAAATGATTTAGATTTGAATGCAGAAGTAACCTACAATCAGTTGAACCTAACTTCTGATTTTGACGGTGTTCTATTAATTGGAAAAGATGGCGGCATTAAGGCAAAGGAAGCTTATCCGGTGACGCCAGAGACCATATTCACTAAAATAGATGGTATGCCAATGCGCCAAGCAGAAAAACGAAATGGAGAACGTTAG